The sequence GTAATACATTTTAGAGCatttttcaatataaatgttaCATTTTCTGCGTAAGAATAAGGAAGtcattataattttatttcacgctTCTTTTAACAAGATTACttgaacaaataaaaaattcttcAACAGTAGAGCAGCAGACCCTCTTTGTCCTCCTCCAACCTCTTTTCCCACAACAATTTATAGGACAGATCACCTACCAGTTTTCCCTCCTTTTCCGCATCCGTGGGATAGCCATTCTTGAATTTAGCCAGAATAGGCAGAAATGCAGATATGGCCTCACGGGTCTCACTGTGCCCGTTGGAGTGAAGAACCAATACAAATCCCGTGGGAAAAACTGCAAATCTTACACCTTCTTTTTCGTCAGTGTAGGTGATAAAAGGTCGCTTGCTCCAATTGTAGGTGACCTCCTCCGAATGGAGGCGGCTCATCAGCTCCAAATCGAGTTTAAAGGGCATGCTAAAGGAGGCATTCACGATGCTCTTGCCAAAGTTCTTAATATCAGGTTTGTAGTCCAGATCCTGCAGGACCCTGATCACCTTGAACAGAGCAATCCTGGCTGAATCCGAGTTTAAAGCAGTGGCCACAATCTTGCCAGCAGCATGGATCTTCACCTGGGCACTGGGATGGGTCACCTTCACAGACACAGTTGGATGACTAGCCGGATCGTATCGGGAATCGGCCATCAGCAGGCACAGTTCGTACATATTGAACCGGCAATTGAGGTCCATTTGACAGATGAACGGTCTGTAGAGCAACTGCAGTTGGTTTTCCACTTCGGTCAGTTTGCTTACGTCCTCGAATacattttcaaaatcaatttcAAAGTCGGGACCCATTGGATCCCCTGTCTCTCGCACCTTATCCCAAGGTATATCGGTGGAACTGTTGTTGAAGTAATCCTTATAAAGATAGTTATTGGAATTGCCAGTCTCGACCTTCATTCGCTTGAGTAAGAAGTCTTCCCTTACATCATTTAGGTTAAGTTCATTGAATAGTTTATCTAGATTGGATAGTTTGGCATCAGGTTTTTTCTTATCCTTTAGACAGTCAGCTTTTGTCTCACTACTGTAAATGgtaaattaagaaaaattagtCTTCGGGAAAAAGGTTAGGAACCCACTCTTCTTCATCGTCCAGATGATTTAGGTCCTTGAGTTTATTTATCATAGAATCCATTAACACTTATTTGTTCTAGGATTTTTTTCAGAAATGTATTATTCAGAGTAATGAAAGGATATAAATCATTCTGAAGGCAAAGGCAAAACTGAAACTAAATAACACAACTCGTTGTTGTTTcaaaaaaacaatatatattcttttaacgATTTTAATCCCAATAACTTATACATAATACCGCCATCAAGGTGTTTTATTGCCACTTATTTATCAATCAGCGCATGCATAAATAACAACAGATGAAATATtccttcatttatttttataattcgCAATTATGAATGCAAATGAATCACTCTGATTGGCAAAAGCAAAACGTTAATCCTGTCTTTCAGTCGGCTGAGTAATTGCCTTGGCCATCTGATGCCTTTACAAAGCCCGCATATCAGTTAGTCATAAAATCTAGAGGGTTATAGCCCATTATAGACCATTTGTTGCTGTAAGCACATGACAAACCATAACAAATTACCAGCAACAAAAGAGCTGAatggaataaaaataaataaaaagccGGACATTTCAGTCAACTTATGCGCTTGTCAAGCTTATATTTACACCCAGTTGACCATATTTTATGTCGATTCCGGTTATGAAATTTACAGAGCTGTCAGAAAGAGTTCGGCGACATTTTagtaaatattgaaatttaatCAAGCAAAGTGCAGTGCACACACACGCGCGTGtgtatatgtacatatgtatgtgcgGCAGGACGACAAGGATATGAACACGTCCACCCCCAGACACCTGTCACCATCGTCGTCTGCACTACCTTCCAATTGCAGGATGATGGTCCTGCTCCTGGTTCTGGTTCTGGTTCTGCCAGGGTTGTGCATGCGGAGGTGGATGTGTGTTTGTCGAAGTCAACAATCAATTGAATCGATTTCATTTTACAAATTGCGTTGAATTTTGTGGTGcagccaccaccaccagctgcAATTGACGGCGAAGCCAACGGCAACAATAACGAGCCCTGGGTGGTTTTCTCTCTATATATCAGACGTAACCACCAGCCACCCAACCATCCAAACATCCAAACATCGAACCACCCATCGACTCATCCACATCCACCCACACACTTGTGGGCATGTAGATTGGGGACCACTGTCTTGTCAGAGTGATTTTGATGGTCAATTGCTACGCGCAACTGCTTTTAATTGGAAGAGAACGTTGTGATGGATAACCAAATAACCAAGGATATACAAGCCAAGATACTGGGCGAATGGGAGAATATCGATTGGCTTTTTCCTTTGAGCAGAAAACATGCAAAAATAGCTACTAAGCTAACTCGATTTAAATTTCATTGGCCTCGACTACCCAATTTTGCCAAATCAGTTAATACACTCATCCAAATATATTTggttttataattaaattaattaaaatttgcatAGATAAACaattctttctttttttaacaTGAAcacttaaaataatataaagaAATGGCTAAGGATTTGAAATCACTTTAAAATaagcctaaaagtatgcagcgaAAAAGAGAAAGTCATCTCTCTGAGAGAACATGTGAAACTTTagtaaacaaaattaaattattgcATACTTCTAGGCATCTgtaaaagattttttaaataaaatcaaaagattcttttattacaGAGCAAGAAAAGTGTTTTATTTCCACAcagtattttttcaaaatgcgggttatttccaagtgtacTTACCagaaacccgaaaacccaTTTGTCATACACGAAATTGCAATTTAGACCCTAGCCCACATAATGCCCGTGCTTAAATCGATTATAGACCATTACAGGCGACGCCTACGCAGTGCGCAATTAATATGCTTTTTGGATTTGCCATTGCCACGGCCATTGGCTCTGGGGTCTCGGTTTGGGGATTTGGAATAGGTATACGAATAGGAATACGAATGGGAATAGGAATGGAATTGAAAGTGGGGCCTAGGGACCGAGTACCGCGGCAGTGCATCTGCAATTTTGCGCTGCTGTAATTAAAAGTTGTGGCGCCAACTGTGGCCAGGAATAAGGGTTTACCCCGGCATTGGGGGCGGTACCAGAACCCAAAACCCAAACCAGTACTACCTCCCCAGGCGGCGGTGCCCACTCATTCTAATTCAAATTGAAGTGGCGTTTTTGTGTTGTGCAAGTAATTAGAACATAAAGTGGAATCGAAGCGCCGGCCAAGCCAAATTACATTTGCTGGAGTCAGTCGGCGGTTTCAGGCCCCCAAAAGCCCACCCGATGGACAATCGGAGATAAGTGCAGGCAGGCATGAAATATAGCAAATAAAGCTCCCGGTGGTGCGGGTGGTTTTCGGTTGGTTAGTGGTGCACTCGAATAAAATGTCGCCGGCACGCAATGTTTTCATTTAGCTAATAGTCATTAGGCAAGCGACGGGTAACAATTCGAATAATTACAATTCCTTTTCGTTTGGGAATTGAAAGGGGACTTGGGGACGGGCCATGTAATCATTTTGTGGTTCCTAATGATTCCATTTTGGTTGGAAAATTGATTAAAACAAGCAAGGTAGCTGATAAAAAGCTTAAGCCTTTGGCTCACATGAATTAGTGATGGCCAAAAGATCAGTTCTATCGATTGTATTCAGGCCACCATTAAGTGTATTTCTTTGTGTTATCAAGAATGACAATCGAAGAACTGGCGAAAATAATTTCTTATAATTTGTCGCAACAAAAACCCGTAATCCTAACCACGGATCTTTTTCCGTCTAAAAACTTTATCGTTTTCCGTTGGCTTGGGAAAGTCTTCAATCCGATTGACACATTAATAAATGTGTTGCCAATGCCACTGACAGTTTTTCCTCGATTCCATCCTTCGAAACAGAGTGTTAAGTGCATTGGAAACTTTTCTTACTCCCCCTTAGTTTTTCTTTTCCCTCGTttctttttagtatttttatgGACTCTTTTCTTTTTCCTGTGTGCACTGCGAGCCACGCATGGTCATCATGGGGGAGTCCCCGCAACTTAAATTGAATCCCCCACCCCTCTCGAGGGAACTTGGCAACTTTGCTGGCTGTCGTTTCTGCTGAAGGTGTTCATGCGTGCCAAGAAATCAATAGAAAAAGTTTGAAATTACAAAATTGGAAAGAAAACAAACAGTGCGACGAACGagcaaaataaacaaacaaatagaCGGAGTCGGGCGGAGCAATTGGGGGCAGATATCCTTCGAGGCGAAGGAGCAGGCCCAGGATGCCAGCAGGATGTTGGCTTTGGCCAGCCCCAAAGGCAAACAAATCCTCTGACTCTGACAAATGCTGAAAAGTTTAACTGCAACTTTTTATGCGCCGTCCCCcctcatttttttttgttccaTTGCAGTGCGTGGAAGTACCCAAGCGGAGGGATTATCAACATGGATGTACTTGCAATGGATGCAGGAATGGGACTTCATCACATGGACACATGCGAACTTTTTCGCCGAACAATGGTCGAGCGAAAATGTTGGCTTACAACTGTCGCAAAGGATCGACGAAAAGAGGTGACATAATAtttgagaatatatatatttgcaGGCAGTTCAGGATTTCCAAGCAGAGGTAGTCTTCTTGAAGAGCAATGTGTAGAAGAATTTGTTCTCTACGACGGGAAAGTAAAAGGAAAAAGTTCTCAAATCAAGAGCATTCGATCTTGATTGTTCTTTTTTTACCGTAGTAAGCTTAGTAGTATTGTTTTTTTGTGTTGGGTACTACACactaaaattgaaaaaaatagaaaatcaGAGTTACGATAAGATACTAGAACCCGTCCTCTTTAATTTCGCGATGGCAATCCATTAGGATCGGAAAGGTCGTGCCTGGAGGCCCGCATTAATGTCACGATGGTCACTGCTGATGTCACATCTGTCTCCGGGCATCGCGAGCCTGGAATCCGGCATTCCCATAAATTATGCCATCGTTGGTGTTTAATGCCGGGACATTTTGTTGCAGAAACAGCATCCTCACCCAATTTCCCGCCGTTTTCAGCCATCAGGAGTCGTGATTTATGCCCGTCGAGTGCAACGAAATAAAATTGGTTGCATAAGAGGCGAATATTGACGCGATCGCTGGCCAAGTGGGTGATTTATAGGCCGTTTATCGGTGACTGCACGCTACTGTAATGCAAGTTGTAATTTTGGCAGTGAGCTTATCCAATGGCTGGCTGCATCCCATGAGAATAGAAATTTTATAGGACATTTTCAGACAACCATCAACAAAGGAAACCTTGAAATCTGGAGTTTGGACCGTAAACATTATgaccataaaaaatatacaataaCTTGTTAAGCCCCCACTTTAATTTTTTACCGTGTTGTTTAAGGGTTTTTTAAATGATGTAACTGGGTGCTATAAACTGCGTACCCAAAACAAAGCTATTGGAACGAATGTTTCCGTAAAACATTTACCTTTTTCGCTAATTTCCCCAAGGCATTTCTCTTGCATAACTAAAACCTCCAACCATTCGAGTGCGTGTAGGATGGTGGTTTGCGTAAAAAGTTTCCCTTTTTTATTCGGTAATCCTGCGGTTggaaaaaaagttaaaagGGATTGGCACAGCTCCTAATTGCAACTTTGGTTGTCAATTGTCGGGATCCATGATGCGTCTCCTGGTGGCGACAACAATACCCAAGATGAGATGATATAGAAACACACAGaaattgcgtatacgcaacgtTGTCTGATATCTGTCACTCAAATGGCTTATTCACGGTTCAGTACGGTTATTCTTGGCTTAAGCCGTAGATTTTCCGTTTTCATACCTCAAGTGGCAAAGTGGCTGCGGCTTACCTTTTCGTACCGAAAACGGCCTGGCCTTTGCCCCACAACTTCCAGATAAAAATGCATAATTAAACAGCCGAGGAACGAAAACGCAGCTGATGTCGACCGTGCCGTTCCGTTTTGGCATAAATTCGCAGCCACCGCATCATAATGTCCGCAAATCCTGGACCTTTGCAATTTTAATAAGCACTCGAGAATGAAAAGGAGTCATCTGGCCCACGGCGGCCCGGTCTTTAAGgaattttaatgggctttggcCGTTCGTTGGAAGGACGTAGCCGCAGTTTACCCTTTGCATATTTAATGCCtgaattttaatgaaaattaaatCGAAATGCTTGTCGCCGGGCCACCGACACCTGTGCCACCGTCGTCTACGCATCTGCGATTTATATTTAATCCTTTCGGGCCGCTCCACGGgtcctgctgctcctcctgaTCCTTCCACCGGCTGCATATGCCTCTGGTTTTGGCCCCAAACAAATGGCAAATGGCCGCGGGCGGCAAATAAAACATGGCCCACTGATTGATGACTTTGACTTTTGGCCATAATTTATCATAGATACCAGCCAGTCAGCCAGCGGGCCATTGTTTGGTTCTTGTCAATGCCGGCGAGAAAAACAGCAGATTCAGCACCTACACTGGGAGAAGAAGGAAGGTTTTGAAGAAAAAGAAagaagttatatatatatttagttacgGTTAAGCAAAAAAAGATTTCCTACAacttgaaaatatattttgtaagGATTTTCACactttcattttatttttgcaattCTTTTGTTTCAAACATTGGGGTTTCGAGCCGGATATTCAACgtatttttatctttttaagatattctgaaaatttaaaatattataaattcattttaaaattcattcttttaaataaaaaatcataaaaaagaCTTCTTACGACTCGACGGTCAgcgaaaaaatattttttccagATTTTCAAACTTAAATTTTGTTGTTTGTAATTCGTATATTCCAAAGATGGGTCCTTCGAGACGGATAGTTAAAGTATGTTTATCCTTTTGAGACAAttcaaaataatatattttatttataatacattttcttttattttaaaaatggataTTGAAACTAAATTGAAACCTATCATAATACGATCTTTTAAGTAGATAACGATTTGTGTAAAATCCTGTAGAATTTTCTTAAGTGGACCCTGCAAAACATTGCCGGCGGCAACAGATGACGCTCGTTCTGTTGAAAAATGTGAAGGAAAGTGTCATAAGCGAAGAAGGCTGAGCAGTCGAGCAGCCGAGGCCGAAAAACTAATTGcagcaaataataaaaactaatAGGCTGTCGAAAAAGGCAACTAACCCAGGCCACGGCCCCCGAGGCCATGAGAAATGACGGCGAGGAAAACTGCAAGGATCATCATCATGAATCATCATCAGAGTCGTCACGGCAAATAGCAAACAGCGAGACAGTCGGATGAAGCGACTCCGAAGATGCGAGAAAGTTAATGTCCTGTCAGGAAGTCGCTGCCTCGTTGCGCCCTTAAACGTCACAAATTGCCGGTTGAAATGGTCGTGTGGGGGTGGTAAATATGGGAGTGACTCGGGGGTTACATGCACATTATCTCTCTCCCTCTTCCCCCCAAAAGTTATTTCTCTACAAGGATGTGAATATATTTCACAGCTTCAGGTGGGAGAAAAAAAACAGGTGAGACTGAGACAGGTGTCCTGAGACAGGCGCGTTCATTTGAGACGCTCACATGTCAAAAGTTTTGTGCAAAAAACTTCCCACTGCCATGGGTAAACTTGAAAGAAATAACAAGGGATAGCCGTAAAAATAACTGATTACATTTGGTTGCTTTTCAGCTCATGAGTTTTATTAGTTTTCAcataaatcaattaaatttcAATCAGCGTTATGCATGACAAGATTgataaatattatttgaacTTTGTTTTTTGACCATTACATAAATTGCTAATTAATTTCTAATGGCATGCATTTTACGTGCTAAGCATGTTAAGTGCTGCagcacaaaaaaataaaataaaacaaatatttaaattggtTTTTGATATAGATACACAAATATATAAAGAGGATTTGGTTTGGCATAGTTAATAAATattccaaaaataatatttaaatatacagAGGACACATACGAGTATAATAAGGTAAGGGGTATAAAATCGCAAATTTGGGTAGCAAATCGGtttattaaaaactttatGGTATATTTGCAGAAAGAAAGAATCGTTTTTAAAGTCTTTCTCATCTCAAATCAGGTATCCTAGACCGCTGCCTTTTCCTTTGTCATTGTTGACTTTTCACGGTTCCGATCACTGCAAGTGGGTATGCCACTCAATTGGCGATACTTTGTCATGTGCGGCCAATTAGCAATGGCAACTGCCACGGCTGGCAGACAAACAAAACCCGCTGACTGGCATAGAAAACCAGGAAAATGCCGTCAGGACAGCTCGAAAAACCCTCCACTCAGAGACCTCAACTAAGCAACGAACAATGCAGTGCATTTTTGCAGCAATCTGTGCTCATTTTTATGAGTTCTGCTGACGACTCCTCATACCCAGCCCCAttcccatccccatccccactTCTCAAAATCCAAACCAACGACATCCTGACGGACTGCTGTTCAAATGGGAAATAGAGACATGTTGGCTTTTCTGCTTCCGATTCGCAACCGTCGACATTTTATATATGTGAAGTGTCCACTTGGAGAAAAATCAGGATCACTGTTTGAtttgcatttaatattatttaaattttaaaattttgttgaaataaaataagtttGAAAGTATTTTACAAACTACTGGTTAAGTTAAAATAGAAACATCtgaaatttacaaaaatttattttaaaaagatttttaaacaAGAAACATTTGCTGCTCCGCTAGACCTCTGCCGCAACACATACAGTGTAGAACAGCTGTCGGGACACACTCATTGATGATGTGCCCGTTGCCATTTTCAAACACATATAcgtaaaaacaaaattttattGTGATTTTAAACCATATCATGCATTGAAAATCATAGGTAACATATATAATGCGgcaaatttttatttgaacCATACGTACACCAATATTACCTATGTCAGTCATTCGAtaataaacataatttttcaaaatcttaaaatattaaaagattTTATCTTGCCAGTGGCGGATACAGTATTTGATTTGGGGGGTATGAGGTACATTTTTTGAGGCATTATTTTTGAATACTACGGGTATTTTTACCTGAATCGGGAAACCTGTCGTATAAATGTGAAATAATCCTATGATTTAAATTATCAAAGGTTTTGAACTTTGAAATAATCTTTATTAGGATTCATATTCTTTTccattacatttttttcgAGTGCAACTTTTGTCGTTGTTGCGCAAACAAACACAGAGCCACCCACATCCAGACAGATGGCTCCCATGGAGAACAAGAGCTGGCCACATATGCTAATACACGGAGGCAGTCGACCATGGCATGTAGCAGCCACCCGGCTAACCCGACTTACCCTCCTCCCGACCACTCAAATCCAAACCGGTCACGTCGACTAATCCCTGGGAAATTGTTCAAGCATCGCAGCGAAAGTTTGCCGAAAAACCATGGGCTCAATTATTAGATATTAGAGGATGTTGTAAAGTACGAACTAGGTTTTTAATGTTTCCAGCTCTACCAACTCAGGCTGATCGACTCCTTGCTCAAGGATCCCGGATTGATGGCCTCCATCTTGCACATTCCCTTGCCGTCCACGACGTATACCTCGAAGTTTCGCTGGTTGATGATCAGGCGCCTCTGGATCTCCAGGACGCACTTCCTCATCAGGGAATAGGCATCCGCTTGACTGATCTTCGAGTGCCAGAATCTCTGCAGGATGCTGCCGCAGAACATGCTGCCCCATCCATGACCTGCATGATTGATGGACTGCGCTGCACCATAGGTGTCAATGTAGTGGAGGTCAGGACCTTCGGTGGCATCGTATCCTGCCAGCAGCATGGCCACCTGGTACCTGGTATTAGTCCTGATGTAATCCGCCAGCGTCTTCCGTGTGAAATGGGCCGCTGCCTTGGCACTCAGGTGATAGCCGTGGGCAATCTTGTACAGGTGCATGTTCTTCGAGATGAAGTCCGTGAACTGAATGGAATCGCCACCATCGCCCACCATGGCCATCATGTTGAAGTCCGAGAGGCGGTGTATTTTTGACTGATCTAAAGGTAAAGTGGTTTTATTACACATATAATGAACATACATGACTTTCAATCAACTTTTTAAACTTATTTACCATCCTTCATGAAGACTAGGGATTTGGCCTGCATTGTATCCGAGGCTAGCATCACAAAGTCGGTCCCCTTGATCCCCAAAATAGTCTCCATCGCCATGGTAACAACAAATTTGATTTAACTTATATTTCTACTAATGTGTATTGAGACTTTTTGTGTTCAAAGTTATTATGTAAGTGATTGTGAGTAAAAACAAATGGCTACTGTTATTCCGAGTTTTTAGAAACTTGATGTCGACAAGCTATCAGACATCTGGTCATTGGGGTGCATCTGGTAGTTGTTTTAAAACCTTCTATGCATTTTGTGTAATTAGCCACGGCTAAATAAATCATAGTCGTAGGGAAGGAGGTCGATCGTTTGCtacaaaaactaaaaatatcCAGCACTTAaccaaaaattataaaagtaaagGTGTTCTTGTTCCCAAGTTTTGCCAATGGTGCCCCAAGATAATGATTTAATTGCCAATTCAAAACTCGATACTAGTGGCAACTGGCATACAGGTGCTTCAAAATAGCCAACCACCTGTCAAAATTCAGTCAGTAAAAGGACAGGAACCAGACAGGATGAAACTCAGCAAGA is a genomic window of Drosophila suzukii chromosome 2L, CBGP_Dsuzu_IsoJpt1.0, whole genome shotgun sequence containing:
- the Trf4 gene encoding uncharacterized protein Trf4 isoform X2, with translation MDSMINKLKDLNHLDDEEDETKADCLKDKKKPDAKLSNLDKLFNELNLNDVREDFLLKRMKVETGNSNNYLYKDYFNNSSTDIPWDKVRETGDPMGPDFEIDFENVFEDVSKLTEVENQLQLLYRPFICQMDLNCRFNMYELCLLMADSRYDPASHPTVSVKVTHPSAQVKIHAAGKIVATALNSDSARIALFKVIRVLQDLDYKPDIKNFGKSIVNASFSMPFKLDLELMSRLHSEEVTYNWSKRPFITYTDEKEGVRFAVFPTGFVLVLHSNGHSETREAISAFLPILAKFKNGYPTDAEKEGKLVGDLSYKLLWEKRLEEDKEGLLLYC
- the Trf4 gene encoding uncharacterized protein Trf4 isoform X1, which codes for MDSMINKLKDLNHLDDEEDSETKADCLKDKKKPDAKLSNLDKLFNELNLNDVREDFLLKRMKVETGNSNNYLYKDYFNNSSTDIPWDKVRETGDPMGPDFEIDFENVFEDVSKLTEVENQLQLLYRPFICQMDLNCRFNMYELCLLMADSRYDPASHPTVSVKVTHPSAQVKIHAAGKIVATALNSDSARIALFKVIRVLQDLDYKPDIKNFGKSIVNASFSMPFKLDLELMSRLHSEEVTYNWSKRPFITYTDEKEGVRFAVFPTGFVLVLHSNGHSETREAISAFLPILAKFKNGYPTDAEKEGKLVGDLSYKLLWEKRLEEDKEGLLLYC
- the Prosbeta4R2 gene encoding probable proteasome subunit beta type-2, translated to MAMETILGIKGTDFVMLASDTMQAKSLVFMKDDQSKIHRLSDFNMMAMVGDGGDSIQFTDFISKNMHLYKIAHGYHLSAKAAAHFTRKTLADYIRTNTRYQVAMLLAGYDATEGPDLHYIDTYGAAQSINHAGHGWGSMFCGSILQRFWHSKISQADAYSLMRKCVLEIQRRLIINQRNFEVYVVDGKGMCKMEAINPGSLSKESISLSW